Proteins co-encoded in one Prevotella sp. E13-27 genomic window:
- a CDS encoding O-antigen ligase family protein, with translation MILLACIFILLYGLVQYAKGRKGRGAFVFFFLLTGGFHFLSLDWCPVKYTDFAVVYLVAVALLNIHKGNRKFFKPQIKIYKVATILGVYFALEFVRTIILKEEILSFALASYRTYILVFSFWLVQELKEWEIKRLLKQIASITIVSTVLFDLQPLLEIKILQHASVSETRYRNIPYLAYFFMLLATIRLDFSRWKSVALVLMFLIAIFLTQHRAVMMAYVFCVGLHLLMTKKRGRFLQYGLIGLVFSLFAGEAILSRFEDDKSNRSTIEDIKAVVNLDYETAVNDEFANENGTFSFRVLLLTERLNYMINHPRNAVFGLGTRHEDSPKTQRQFDFFLGTNNHRGGIGQISSADLAWVNPLMHFGFFGIALLLYLSWVISTFFYRNRNISDMTMAAFLYYIFLLLTSFKNDHLYGNMQMFYVYLLIEYIRYSNVKLRVKTE, from the coding sequence ATGATATTATTAGCCTGTATATTCATACTGTTATACGGACTGGTCCAATATGCTAAAGGTAGGAAGGGACGAGGGGCGTTCGTGTTCTTCTTCTTGCTGACGGGTGGTTTCCATTTCCTGAGTCTGGATTGGTGTCCTGTAAAGTACACCGACTTTGCCGTGGTGTATTTGGTCGCAGTTGCTCTTTTGAACATACATAAAGGTAATCGAAAATTCTTTAAGCCACAGATTAAGATTTATAAGGTTGCAACAATTCTTGGAGTTTATTTTGCTTTGGAATTTGTCCGTACTATTATCCTTAAAGAGGAAATTTTATCATTCGCTCTTGCGAGCTATCGAACCTATATACTCGTCTTCTCTTTCTGGCTTGTTCAGGAACTGAAAGAATGGGAAATAAAGCGTCTTTTGAAGCAAATAGCCTCCATTACAATAGTTTCAACAGTGCTTTTTGATTTGCAACCACTTCTTGAAATCAAGATTCTCCAACACGCATCCGTCAGTGAAACTCGCTATCGCAACATCCCCTATCTCGCCTATTTCTTTATGCTTTTAGCTACCATTAGGTTAGATTTCAGCAGATGGAAGAGTGTTGCCCTTGTCTTAATGTTTTTGATTGCTATATTCCTTACCCAGCACCGGGCAGTGATGATGGCATACGTCTTTTGTGTCGGTCTGCATCTGCTTATGACCAAGAAAAGAGGAAGATTTTTGCAATATGGTTTGATAGGATTGGTATTCTCACTGTTTGCGGGTGAAGCCATTTTATCCCGTTTTGAAGACGACAAAAGTAACCGTTCCACGATTGAGGACATTAAAGCTGTTGTTAATTTGGATTACGAAACTGCCGTCAACGATGAATTTGCAAATGAGAATGGCACATTTTCTTTCCGTGTTCTTTTATTGACGGAGCGGCTCAACTATATGATCAACCATCCTCGTAATGCAGTGTTTGGGTTAGGCACACGCCATGAAGATTCCCCGAAAACACAGCGGCAGTTTGATTTCTTCTTAGGGACCAATAATCATCGAGGAGGTATTGGCCAAATCTCTTCTGCAGACCTTGCCTGGGTGAATCCTCTGATGCACTTTGGTTTCTTTGGTATTGCACTCTTACTATATCTTTCATGGGTTATTAGCACATTCTTTTACAGGAACCGAAATATTTCAGACATGACTATGGCTGCGTTCCTGTATTACATTTTCTTGTTGTTGACTTCGTTCAAGAATGACCACCTCTATGGCAATATGCAGATGTTCTATGTTTATCTGCTGATAGAATATATACGCTATTCTAATGTTAAATTAAGAGTTAAGACTGAATAA
- a CDS encoding GNAT family N-acetyltransferase has product MSDRFQIIEKPEWVSWDEIHEVVWEAHANNREKGIIMSYPSLSGEEIKKRIENNGKMYVAIDGQNVIGTLALIIKKGNKWYNKGSYGYLCFGAVLPNYSGKGIYRSLYKVAETTAINMGIFVITRDTNEKNARMLKISKQEGYHFVECKAYKDHFNIVRAKWLDGCPYSSWYIKMRFLLSKFKQKTRYKMVPGKGRVKRFGI; this is encoded by the coding sequence ATGTCAGATAGATTTCAAATAATTGAAAAGCCCGAATGGGTGTCGTGGGACGAAATCCATGAGGTGGTATGGGAAGCTCACGCAAATAATAGAGAGAAAGGTATTATCATGTCATACCCTTCACTTTCTGGTGAAGAAATAAAAAAAAGGATAGAGAATAATGGCAAAATGTATGTTGCAATAGATGGGCAAAATGTAATAGGTACTTTAGCATTAATAATAAAAAAAGGGAACAAATGGTATAATAAGGGATCTTATGGTTATCTCTGTTTTGGGGCAGTACTTCCCAATTATAGCGGTAAAGGAATATATCGTTCATTGTATAAAGTCGCAGAGACTACTGCTATAAATATGGGAATTTTCGTTATTACGAGAGATACAAATGAGAAAAATGCCAGAATGCTAAAAATATCAAAGCAAGAAGGTTATCATTTTGTTGAATGCAAAGCATACAAAGATCATTTCAATATAGTCCGTGCTAAATGGTTAGATGGTTGTCCTTATTCCTCATGGTATATCAAAATGAGGTTTCTTCTGTCAAAATTCAAGCAGAAAACTCGTTATAAAATGGTTCCAGGAAAGGGACGGGTAAAGCGTTTTGGAATATAA
- a CDS encoding CapA family protein, whose product MNKQIRIFFAGDFCSKPSTSKITVSDELKSLIQSCDLKVVNFEVPLKPNVELPPQKRERFFQNDDAPNFLRSLGFNLFQLANNHAFDWGENGFKKTKDALENQSFGAGTYEEAYRIKVCETNGLKIGFLSLSFAAYTGVFNNVMNHEGLGCAYIYDLKVNHVIIEAKNEVDYLFVLPHDGIEYIDIPLPETIARYRDFIDYGADGVIGTHPHCPQGWETYKDKPIFYSLGNFLFNSKENYEFRANRPHWYEGLCVLMTIEKNSIKWEVLNTRNVDNVRLIIDSDKERIEHNRQLCRYLADKDAYDNYLNKICTTLGQKELSIIDRVFHPQTLKECSGLLLKYWISKLKGKDIINDYRLLRLLTHDARRDLLMQTLHRNNSK is encoded by the coding sequence ATGAATAAGCAAATTAGAATTTTTTTTGCAGGAGATTTCTGTTCCAAGCCATCCACATCAAAGATTACGGTTTCGGACGAATTGAAAAGTCTGATACAGTCGTGTGACTTGAAGGTTGTGAACTTTGAAGTCCCACTTAAGCCAAATGTGGAATTACCGCCTCAGAAAAGGGAACGGTTCTTCCAAAACGATGATGCACCAAATTTTCTACGTAGTTTAGGCTTTAATCTTTTCCAATTAGCAAATAATCATGCTTTTGACTGGGGTGAGAATGGGTTCAAGAAAACAAAAGATGCATTAGAGAACCAATCGTTTGGCGCAGGAACATACGAGGAAGCATATAGAATCAAGGTCTGTGAGACAAACGGATTAAAGATAGGATTTCTGTCGTTGTCGTTCGCAGCCTATACAGGTGTGTTTAATAATGTGATGAACCACGAAGGGTTGGGTTGTGCTTATATCTATGATTTGAAAGTGAACCATGTCATCATAGAAGCGAAAAACGAAGTGGATTATTTGTTTGTTCTGCCTCATGATGGTATTGAATATATCGATATTCCATTGCCAGAAACCATTGCTCGCTATCGTGACTTTATAGACTATGGCGCAGATGGTGTGATAGGCACTCATCCGCATTGTCCGCAAGGTTGGGAAACATATAAAGATAAGCCCATCTTCTATAGCCTTGGCAATTTTCTATTCAACAGCAAAGAAAACTACGAGTTCAGAGCAAACCGCCCTCATTGGTACGAAGGACTTTGTGTGTTGATGACCATTGAAAAGAATAGCATCAAATGGGAAGTGTTGAACACTCGCAATGTTGACAATGTCAGACTCATAATAGACTCTGATAAAGAGAGGATTGAACATAATAGACAATTGTGCCGTTATCTTGCTGATAAAGATGCGTATGACAACTATCTAAACAAGATATGTACGACACTCGGTCAAAAAGAACTGTCTATCATTGATAGAGTGTTTCATCCCCAAACCCTAAAGGAATGCTCAGGATTGTTGTTGAAATATTGGATAAGCAAGCTAAAAGGAAAGGATATTATAAACGATTATAGGTTGCTACGCTTACTTACGCATGATGCAAGAAGAGACTTACTTATGCAGACTTTACATCGAAATAACAGCAAATAA
- a CDS encoding sugar-transfer associated ATP-grasp domain-containing protein — protein MFEKLKRKLAKKREMKKWEVRITKNFKDLKNRRKLTKEQIKEVDDFYISMIGRKVPLYCHEYFYSRTGVFTKEYIPNNFYHCELVPRANVHKLQGAFGDKNMCDFLFPGENIAHSILKNMNGYYFFEGQPVSEEEAVRLCGNLEKVIIKPSRESHGSGVQMFSSKDGITDIKGKTVPQLFKEYKQNFLVQEWVRQHEKMAALNPTSVNTIRVLSYRSGMEVLIIYSVVRIGRSGAIVDNQCAGGISTTISKDGKLGKEAFGGYTEDNIVKTDTGITLDGYQLPSYDKAIEFVKRLHLKLPFFNIVGWDVAIQEDGAPVLIEFNTNPGLSQSAFKSGMGEYTERIIRELWPRPNTWFPD, from the coding sequence ATGTTTGAAAAACTAAAAAGAAAACTCGCCAAGAAACGTGAGATGAAGAAGTGGGAGGTGCGTATCACCAAGAACTTCAAAGACCTGAAGAATCGCCGCAAGCTTACTAAGGAACAGATAAAGGAGGTGGACGATTTTTACATCAGTATGATAGGAAGAAAAGTACCTCTTTATTGCCATGAGTACTTTTATTCACGTACAGGGGTATTTACAAAAGAATATATCCCTAACAATTTCTATCATTGCGAATTGGTTCCAAGAGCAAATGTTCATAAGCTTCAAGGGGCTTTTGGCGACAAGAATATGTGCGACTTTTTATTTCCTGGTGAGAATATCGCTCATTCCATCCTCAAAAACATGAACGGCTACTACTTTTTTGAGGGACAGCCCGTATCCGAAGAAGAAGCTGTAAGACTTTGTGGGAACTTGGAGAAAGTAATCATCAAACCGTCGCGCGAATCGCATGGTAGTGGTGTGCAGATGTTTTCGTCTAAGGATGGTATTACGGATATAAAAGGAAAAACCGTCCCCCAGCTTTTTAAAGAGTATAAACAGAATTTTCTGGTACAGGAGTGGGTTCGCCAGCATGAAAAGATGGCCGCATTGAATCCAACATCAGTCAATACCATTCGAGTCTTGTCCTACCGCTCAGGGATGGAAGTGCTAATCATTTATTCCGTTGTGCGCATTGGCCGCAGTGGGGCTATAGTTGATAACCAGTGTGCAGGAGGTATTAGCACCACTATTTCAAAAGATGGAAAGCTTGGTAAGGAGGCCTTCGGCGGCTATACCGAGGATAACATTGTCAAGACCGATACAGGTATAACGTTGGATGGCTACCAGCTTCCCTCGTACGATAAGGCAATTGAATTTGTTAAACGCCTCCATTTAAAGCTGCCTTTCTTCAATATCGTTGGATGGGATGTGGCCATTCAGGAAGATGGAGCCCCCGTGCTTATTGAATTTAACACTAATCCAGGCTTGAGCCAATCGGCGTTTAAGTCTGGTATGGGCGAATATACTGAAAGAATAATCCGTGAGTTATGGCCAAGACCTAACACTTGGTTCCCAGATTGA
- a CDS encoding ChbG/HpnK family deacetylase, protein MVRIIINADDFGKSPGRNQAINDSFAQGMIRSAGLIVTGKYLPEAIELAKAGKYMDKLHLHFNLSANQLQEGSEDAPLTEAMRKDPFFCKNQKFLKYHGLPKELTSIRKWRLVYDELVAQYKKFNEVTEGKADYKHVDFHLWYNLTWSVAVALNLFTRKYKIESVRYWGLHQMNKRRFKIYRFLSWNHLVKSIPATNIDYFLSKRDSFKQYNVVELYCHPNYKDGVFLDDSPSYLKHDRQPMMKQIQMLKELGSVEFLSWEDII, encoded by the coding sequence ATGGTTCGAATAATAATCAATGCTGATGATTTCGGAAAAAGTCCGGGACGAAATCAAGCTATTAATGACTCCTTTGCACAAGGTATGATTCGTTCTGCCGGACTGATTGTTACAGGAAAATATCTACCTGAGGCCATAGAACTTGCTAAAGCGGGGAAGTATATGGACAAGTTGCACCTCCATTTCAACTTATCTGCCAACCAACTGCAAGAAGGTTCCGAAGATGCTCCCCTGACTGAGGCGATGAGAAAAGACCCATTTTTCTGCAAAAATCAGAAGTTTTTGAAGTATCATGGATTGCCAAAAGAACTTACCAGCATCAGAAAATGGAGGCTAGTCTATGATGAGTTGGTTGCACAGTATAAGAAATTCAATGAAGTTACTGAAGGAAAGGCTGACTATAAGCATGTGGACTTTCATTTATGGTATAATCTGACATGGTCGGTAGCCGTTGCCTTAAACCTTTTTACACGAAAATACAAGATTGAGTCCGTTCGATATTGGGGATTACATCAAATGAACAAACGAAGATTCAAAATTTATAGATTTTTAAGTTGGAATCATTTAGTAAAATCTATACCAGCGACAAATATCGATTATTTCCTCTCAAAAAGAGATTCCTTTAAGCAGTATAATGTCGTTGAATTATATTGTCATCCGAATTATAAGGATGGTGTATTCTTAGATGACAGTCCATCTTATCTCAAGCACGATCGTCAGCCAATGATGAAGCAGATCCAAATGCTAAAAGAGTTAGGTAGTGTTGAATTCTTGTCGTGGGAGGATATCATTTAA
- a CDS encoding ATP-grasp domain-containing protein has translation MRQKVVIIGHSYSSRLSIIRSVAQIGCEVSVIVMTGSKRDGKTLNNKKPIDCYSKYVSHVYYCLRKDKEELIRILLEHCTDSQQKVVLFPDSDDTVATIDNYRNRLAEHFCFPHICNGSGSIAYWMDKIHQKDMARSVGLNIADGIVINIKDGEYVIPDCVAYPCYTKPLATMNGGKGGMHRCDNETELKKALNEYITTRTRTGNVLVEEYKEIETEYALLGFSNGKEVVIPGMMLLLVISKKNKGIALQGKVMPVNGFEEVIYKFKQLVLSIGFVGVFDIDFYKSGNLIYFCEMNLRFGGSGYAITKMGCNLPAMMVQYFSGGDMDSWTNHITGEAIYTNERMCLDDWTNGYITLDDYQRYMKTADIHFIQDDDDPQPQKAYQRTYFSRRLSMLVKKYLSSFNSNRICRELLS, from the coding sequence ATGAGACAAAAGGTTGTCATCATAGGCCACAGCTATTCTTCGCGACTGAGCATCATCCGTTCTGTAGCGCAAATCGGCTGTGAAGTGAGTGTCATTGTGATGACGGGTTCTAAACGAGACGGGAAAACACTCAATAATAAAAAGCCCATTGACTGCTACAGCAAATACGTCAGCCACGTCTATTATTGTCTGCGAAAGGATAAGGAGGAGCTAATTAGAATACTATTAGAACATTGTACAGATTCTCAGCAAAAGGTCGTGTTGTTTCCCGACAGTGATGATACCGTAGCTACTATTGACAACTATCGAAATCGCTTGGCTGAACACTTCTGTTTCCCTCACATTTGCAATGGTTCTGGCTCTATTGCATACTGGATGGATAAGATTCACCAGAAGGACATGGCTCGAAGCGTGGGACTGAACATCGCTGACGGCATAGTGATTAACATCAAAGATGGAGAATACGTCATTCCCGATTGCGTAGCTTACCCTTGCTATACGAAACCGTTGGCCACGATGAATGGAGGGAAAGGTGGCATGCATCGTTGTGACAATGAAACTGAACTGAAAAAAGCGCTCAACGAATATATTACGACAAGGACCAGAACAGGTAATGTGTTAGTTGAAGAATACAAAGAGATAGAAACTGAATATGCACTACTTGGCTTCTCCAATGGGAAGGAGGTCGTGATACCCGGTATGATGCTACTTTTGGTTATCTCAAAGAAGAACAAAGGTATAGCGCTTCAAGGTAAGGTGATGCCTGTTAATGGTTTTGAAGAGGTAATATATAAATTCAAGCAGTTGGTTCTTAGCATTGGTTTCGTAGGCGTTTTCGACATCGATTTCTACAAAAGTGGCAATCTGATATACTTCTGCGAAATGAATCTCCGTTTTGGCGGTTCTGGCTATGCCATTACAAAGATGGGATGTAACCTGCCAGCGATGATGGTACAATATTTTTCTGGTGGGGATATGGACAGCTGGACAAATCATATTACGGGCGAAGCCATCTATACTAATGAACGAATGTGTTTGGACGATTGGACGAACGGATATATTACTTTGGATGACTATCAGCGATACATGAAGACAGCAGATATTCACTTCATTCAAGATGATGATGACCCACAACCCCAGAAAGCATACCAAAGGACATATTTCTCACGTAGATTGTCTATGCTTGTCAAAAAATATTTAAGCTCTTTTAATAGCAACAGGATATGCAGAGAGTTATTGTCATAG
- a CDS encoding adenylyltransferase/cytidyltransferase family protein, which translates to MGKTILTVGVYDMLHIGHILLFKRAKELGDRLVVAVQDGEYIQKYKPGTPMVYTTEERMYMVSTIRYVDEVVLYRDVDKDLPNFKFDVFAKGPDQTHAGFQRAVEWCKENGKEVVVIPRTEGISSTLLREYSKTR; encoded by the coding sequence ATGGGAAAAACAATTTTGACAGTTGGTGTCTATGATATGCTCCACATTGGCCACATACTCCTGTTCAAGCGGGCCAAGGAATTGGGCGATCGCCTTGTCGTGGCAGTACAGGATGGTGAATATATACAGAAATACAAGCCTGGCACACCGATGGTTTATACCACAGAAGAGCGTATGTATATGGTCAGTACCATCCGTTATGTCGATGAGGTGGTTCTATACAGAGATGTGGACAAGGACCTGCCAAACTTTAAATTTGACGTATTTGCAAAAGGACCCGACCAGACACATGCAGGTTTCCAGCGGGCTGTTGAATGGTGCAAAGAGAACGGCAAGGAAGTCGTGGTAATCCCGCGTACGGAAGGTATCTCTTCCACACTGCTGCGCGAATACTCTAAAACGCGTTAG
- a CDS encoding phosphorylcholine transferase LicD, with protein MKEIEKEAYKRIPFEILIHFADFCEKNNIRYSLAYGTLLGAIRHKGFIPWDDDIDVIMPRSDYERFKTLYHSERYPFSDITINKYHATGMGKIYDSQTFFYFNKIKRSYGLFVDVFVVDNFPINVKERLRWQKWTRFFISLNAIKQADLKGMLHTRKSFLGKARILLYKMLPIPKLFIQKRISFLSQKYNASPTGLVGITMSCDNPFDTYPANFFEEYVDVEFEGRTFKAIRQYDKWLRICYGDYMQLPPVEKRIGRHHITAYYK; from the coding sequence ATGAAAGAAATAGAAAAAGAAGCATATAAAAGAATCCCTTTTGAGATTCTCATTCATTTTGCTGACTTCTGCGAAAAGAACAATATAAGATACAGTCTGGCCTACGGCACATTGCTTGGGGCAATCAGACATAAGGGGTTCATTCCTTGGGATGACGATATTGATGTTATCATGCCAAGGTCCGACTATGAACGATTCAAGACATTGTATCATTCAGAGCGTTACCCCTTCTCTGATATAACCATAAACAAGTATCATGCCACGGGTATGGGAAAGATATATGATTCTCAGACCTTCTTCTATTTCAATAAGATTAAACGAAGTTACGGTCTGTTTGTCGATGTTTTTGTCGTCGACAATTTCCCAATTAATGTGAAGGAAAGATTAAGATGGCAAAAGTGGACGCGATTCTTCATTTCTCTCAATGCCATAAAGCAGGCAGATCTGAAAGGTATGCTTCATACCAGAAAGTCCTTTTTAGGAAAGGCAAGGATTCTCTTGTATAAGATGCTACCCATTCCCAAATTATTCATTCAGAAAAGGATTTCCTTCCTGTCACAGAAATACAACGCTTCCCCCACTGGTCTTGTAGGAATCACCATGTCATGCGACAATCCCTTCGATACCTATCCTGCCAACTTTTTCGAAGAATATGTTGATGTAGAATTCGAAGGACGTACTTTTAAGGCAATTCGGCAGTATGACAAATGGCTCCGGATATGCTATGGCGATTATATGCAGTTGCCGCCTGTTGAGAAAAGGATTGGCAGACATCATATAACAGCTTATTATAAATAG
- a CDS encoding nitroreductase family protein: MIEIIRVAKHILPFLAVTLLKMWQDLWYSCTVKRGQKENLAELMMANHTLEKGLTMPNRKLGFGYPKVRGIIDRCRKYIKDYSPNHIEIQCSIDILQQYYNLHVDNLFELPDDIIKGIQEVQKSKLYDTKLCYETTKSDYFTPTDNFKEFALSRHSVRWYSDEIVPNEDIINAIQLAQTAPSACNRQEIKVYVVSTDGKKKALLELHKGHTGFGDQADKILLITADMGFWQCNNRTSAFLDAGIFTMNLLYALHYYGICACTLNAHLSIKKQKKLKKIVGYSESEIPTVFISIGKAPEKFMVTGSQRVEHETIYKIV; this comes from the coding sequence ATGATAGAAATAATAAGAGTAGCCAAACATATTCTCCCGTTTTTAGCTGTAACACTCCTAAAGATGTGGCAAGATCTTTGGTATAGCTGTACTGTAAAACGAGGACAAAAAGAGAATTTGGCCGAATTGATGATGGCTAATCACACCTTGGAAAAGGGCCTCACCATGCCAAACCGCAAATTAGGTTTTGGATACCCTAAAGTGAGAGGTATTATCGACAGATGTAGAAAATACATCAAGGATTACTCGCCTAATCATATCGAAATACAATGCTCGATTGACATTCTGCAACAGTATTATAACTTGCATGTTGATAATCTTTTTGAGTTGCCAGATGATATTATCAAAGGGATACAGGAAGTGCAGAAGAGCAAGTTATATGATACAAAACTATGTTATGAAACCACAAAGTCCGATTACTTTACCCCTACAGATAATTTCAAGGAATTTGCGCTTTCACGTCATTCTGTGCGATGGTACTCTGATGAAATAGTCCCTAATGAGGACATTATCAACGCCATCCAACTAGCTCAGACTGCCCCTTCTGCATGTAATCGGCAGGAAATCAAAGTTTATGTCGTATCAACTGACGGAAAAAAGAAAGCACTTTTAGAATTACATAAAGGGCACACAGGGTTTGGAGATCAAGCTGATAAAATTCTGTTAATTACTGCAGATATGGGCTTTTGGCAATGCAACAACAGGACTTCTGCGTTTCTTGATGCCGGTATATTCACGATGAACCTGCTCTATGCTCTCCACTATTATGGGATATGTGCTTGTACGTTGAATGCTCATCTTTCCATCAAGAAGCAGAAAAAGCTTAAAAAGATTGTTGGTTATTCAGAGAGTGAAATTCCAACTGTATTTATCTCTATTGGCAAAGCACCAGAGAAATTCATGGTTACAGGCAGCCAAAGAGTTGAGCACGAAACAATATACAAAATAGTTTAA
- a CDS encoding NAD(P)-dependent oxidoreductase has product MKIALIKETKNPVDNRVALTPKQVAELNKLYPQHRIVVQSSAIRAFSDDEYRAEGVQVQDDISDADILVGIKEAKIDTLIPDKHYFFFGHIAKMQEYNRPLLQAMLAKNLTFSDYEYLVDENGERVCAFGWWAGVVGVYYTLRGYFLHDGRHSLPQPDRKFTLTQMRTILATAQLPKVKILITGNGRVAQGATYVMRECRAQELTYEQFMSDEPVNTLSFYRASVNELVKRKDGKPFNRGDFRSNPENYESDFIKFAKHTDILISCHFWDPKAPVYLEQEDFQKYDLPIKMIGDITCDICGSIKSTIRPTTHAESYYDFNPVTYKEELPFSSKNHITVMAVDTCPNALAIDASEYFGEMLTEYVFKPLLSGVHSDVISRSTILKNGQLTPRFDYLKEFAEN; this is encoded by the coding sequence ATGAAAATAGCTTTAATCAAAGAAACCAAGAATCCTGTGGATAATCGCGTGGCACTTACTCCAAAGCAAGTGGCAGAATTGAACAAACTGTATCCTCAGCACAGAATTGTAGTTCAGTCCAGTGCTATCCGTGCTTTTTCTGATGACGAATATCGTGCAGAAGGTGTCCAGGTGCAGGACGATATCAGCGATGCTGACATCCTTGTTGGCATCAAAGAAGCTAAGATAGACACACTGATACCTGACAAGCATTATTTTTTCTTTGGTCATATAGCTAAAATGCAGGAATATAATCGCCCGTTGCTTCAGGCTATGTTGGCTAAGAACCTCACTTTCTCTGACTATGAATATCTTGTAGATGAGAATGGTGAGCGTGTTTGTGCCTTCGGTTGGTGGGCTGGTGTAGTCGGTGTATATTACACCTTGCGAGGCTATTTTCTCCATGATGGTCGTCATTCACTACCCCAACCAGACCGTAAGTTCACATTGACTCAGATGCGGACTATATTAGCAACAGCACAGTTGCCAAAGGTGAAGATTCTGATTACAGGAAATGGACGAGTGGCTCAGGGCGCTACATACGTGATGCGCGAATGCCGTGCTCAGGAACTGACCTACGAGCAGTTTATGAGTGATGAGCCAGTAAACACGCTATCTTTTTACCGAGCATCTGTCAATGAACTAGTAAAACGGAAAGACGGAAAACCATTCAACCGTGGTGATTTCCGCAGCAATCCTGAGAATTATGAGAGCGATTTTATAAAATTTGCTAAGCATACTGACATCTTAATTTCTTGTCATTTCTGGGATCCTAAGGCTCCCGTTTATTTGGAGCAGGAAGATTTTCAGAAATATGATCTTCCTATCAAGATGATTGGCGACATCACCTGTGACATTTGTGGAAGTATAAAGTCTACTATCAGACCGACTACCCATGCCGAGTCGTATTATGACTTCAATCCCGTTACTTATAAGGAGGAGTTGCCCTTCTCGTCTAAGAATCATATTACGGTTATGGCTGTTGACACTTGTCCCAATGCTCTGGCAATCGATGCCAGTGAGTATTTCGGTGAGATGTTGACAGAATACGTATTCAAGCCCTTGCTTAGTGGAGTGCATTCCGATGTGATTAGCCGCTCAACGATTTTGAAAAACGGGCAACTGACTCCGAGATTTGACTATCTGAAAGAATTTGCTGAAAACTGA
- a CDS encoding ATP-grasp domain-containing protein produces MTIIHIGAPTKPIDGYSKYVNDILYFNRQEGTEGLVKLLLEKCTVEGQKPIIFPTSDFSALAIDDDEIKKHFAVPYIINNNSQFSILDSQLSIAYWMDKAHQKALALSVGLNTAGSVVAERGREGFQIPDGIKYPCFTKPVSSFGAGKKCQRRCNNPEELKAVLAIADKNDITKVLVEDFIDISHEYAVLGYSDGTIVIIPGIIKFLKESKRHRGVALAGEVLPTAGFEDLIGKFAEFIRQMGFVGVFDIDFLESNGVFYFDEMNLRIGGSGMAILKAGVNLPAMFVKAMCGDSTDGMAQAVTHTATFVNEKMALDDFAEGCISFREYSRLLATADILFIKDESDAAPYQEYEKQFREQLFSYKRIAKRVLQLF; encoded by the coding sequence GTGACAATCATACATATTGGGGCTCCGACAAAGCCTATTGATGGCTATAGTAAGTATGTAAATGACATTTTGTACTTCAATCGGCAAGAAGGGACGGAAGGCTTGGTCAAGCTTCTTTTGGAGAAATGTACGGTGGAGGGGCAGAAGCCCATCATTTTCCCAACGAGTGACTTCTCTGCCCTGGCCATTGATGATGATGAGATCAAAAAACATTTTGCTGTTCCATACATCATCAATAATAATTCTCAATTCTCAATTCTCGATTCTCAATTATCTATCGCCTATTGGATGGACAAGGCTCATCAGAAAGCATTGGCGCTATCCGTAGGGCTAAACACCGCAGGCTCAGTGGTCGCAGAAAGAGGACGGGAGGGGTTCCAGATTCCAGATGGCATCAAATATCCGTGTTTTACCAAACCTGTGTCATCCTTTGGAGCTGGAAAGAAATGCCAGCGGCGTTGTAATAATCCTGAGGAGTTAAAGGCTGTTCTTGCAATCGCTGATAAGAATGACATCACAAAGGTTCTCGTAGAAGATTTTATTGACATAAGCCATGAATATGCCGTCCTTGGATATTCCGATGGAACGATTGTTATCATACCTGGCATTATTAAATTTCTTAAAGAAAGTAAGAGACATAGAGGTGTGGCTTTGGCTGGCGAGGTGTTGCCCACAGCTGGCTTTGAGGACTTGATTGGCAAGTTTGCCGAGTTCATCCGCCAGATGGGATTCGTAGGTGTCTTCGATATAGATTTCCTCGAGAGCAATGGCGTATTCTATTTTGATGAGATGAACCTTCGTATTGGCGGTTCTGGTATGGCCATCTTGAAAGCTGGTGTCAATCTGCCAGCCATGTTTGTGAAAGCGATGTGTGGAGATAGTACGGACGGCATGGCGCAAGCGGTCACTCATACTGCCACATTTGTGAATGAGAAGATGGCCTTGGATGATTTTGCTGAAGGATGTATATCGTTCCGTGAATACAGTAGGCTGCTTGCCACAGCAGATATTCTCTTTATCAAAGATGAATCAGATGCTGCTCCTTATCAGGAGTATGAGAAACAATTTAGAGAACAATTATTTAGCTATAAAAGAATAGCGAAACGAGTGCTTCAATTATTTTGA